A single Streptomyces sp. Edi2 DNA region contains:
- a CDS encoding type II toxin-antitoxin system HicB family antitoxin, producing the protein MTAYRVTARRAGEWWALEVPDLPGVFSQVTRLDKAEEAAREAIAAMLGVAIEDIEVGVESGLPREAVQGRNAAERADTAAIGARWAARKAMHRAVPSTVRPTEH; encoded by the coding sequence ATGACTGCCTACCGGGTCACAGCGCGCCGCGCGGGTGAATGGTGGGCCTTGGAGGTCCCTGACCTCCCGGGGGTGTTCAGCCAGGTCACACGCCTCGACAAGGCGGAGGAGGCGGCCCGTGAAGCCATCGCTGCCATGCTCGGTGTCGCAATCGAGGACATCGAGGTAGGGGTCGAGTCGGGGCTGCCCAGGGAGGCAGTGCAGGGCCGCAACGCTGCGGAGAGAGCCGATACGGCCGCCATAGGCGCCAGGTGGGCTGCCCGAAAGGCCATGCATCGCGCCGTACCGTCGACCGTTCGGCCGACGGAGCACTAG
- the cbiT gene encoding precorrin-6Y C5,15-methyltransferase (decarboxylating) subunit CbiT, giving the protein MSPAPPAPAAPEPVSVVGIGADGWDGLPDASRQALRRAEVLIGGPRQLALLPDECAGERVPWPSPLRPAVPGLLAAHAGRRVCVLASGDPMFYGIGRTLTEVLAETAADGGSAAAGKSAAQEDAAGEGDAAGEGDAEHPPRLRIFPHPSSVSYACARLGWPLEDTEVITLVGRPTENLARALYDGHRLLVLSAGAGTPAEVAALLRAHGFGPTRMRVLEQLGGPRERTAEGTADGWDAPPADPLNVIALDCRRAPGTPPLSTVPGLPDAAYEHDGQLTKRHVRAATLAALAPAPGELLWDIGGGSGSIAIEWLRAHRTCRAIGVERDAVRAERIGRNARSLGVPALRVVHGCAPAALAGLPVPDAVFIGGGLTAPGLLAACWEALPAGGRIVANTVTLESEALLADCYRQYGGELIRLAVAHAVPVGGFTGWRQAMPVTQWSAVKPPATSPSPAASPSPPPSPSSSPSSGPQETEQP; this is encoded by the coding sequence GTGAGCCCCGCACCACCCGCCCCGGCCGCTCCTGAACCCGTGTCCGTCGTCGGCATCGGGGCCGATGGCTGGGACGGACTGCCCGACGCCTCCCGGCAGGCGCTGCGGAGGGCCGAGGTGCTGATCGGCGGCCCCCGCCAGCTCGCGCTGCTGCCCGACGAGTGCGCCGGTGAGCGCGTCCCGTGGCCCTCCCCCCTGCGCCCCGCCGTCCCCGGGCTGCTCGCGGCGCACGCCGGGCGCCGGGTGTGCGTGCTGGCCAGCGGCGATCCGATGTTCTACGGGATCGGGCGGACCCTGACCGAGGTGCTGGCGGAAACGGCAGCGGACGGGGGATCAGCAGCGGCAGGGAAATCGGCAGCGCAAGAGGACGCGGCCGGGGAAGGCGACGCGGCCGGGGAAGGCGACGCGGAGCACCCGCCCCGGCTCCGGATCTTCCCCCACCCTTCCTCCGTCTCCTACGCCTGCGCCCGCCTCGGCTGGCCGCTGGAGGACACCGAGGTCATCACGCTCGTCGGGCGGCCCACCGAGAATCTGGCCCGTGCGCTGTACGACGGCCACCGCCTGCTGGTGCTGTCCGCCGGTGCCGGCACCCCCGCCGAGGTCGCCGCCCTGCTGCGCGCCCACGGCTTCGGCCCGACCCGCATGCGCGTACTGGAGCAACTCGGCGGCCCCCGTGAACGGACGGCCGAGGGCACCGCCGACGGCTGGGACGCCCCGCCCGCCGACCCCCTCAATGTCATCGCCCTCGACTGCCGCCGCGCGCCCGGCACCCCGCCGCTGTCCACCGTCCCCGGCCTCCCCGACGCCGCCTACGAACACGACGGCCAGCTCACCAAGCGCCATGTCCGCGCCGCCACCCTCGCCGCGCTGGCGCCCGCCCCCGGCGAACTCCTGTGGGACATCGGCGGCGGCTCCGGCTCCATCGCCATCGAATGGCTCCGCGCGCACCGCACCTGCCGCGCCATCGGCGTCGAGCGCGACGCCGTACGGGCCGAGCGGATCGGCCGCAACGCGCGCTCGCTCGGCGTGCCGGCGCTGCGCGTCGTCCACGGTTGTGCGCCCGCCGCCCTGGCCGGACTGCCGGTGCCGGACGCGGTGTTCATCGGCGGCGGGCTGACCGCCCCCGGCCTGCTGGCCGCGTGCTGGGAGGCGCTGCCCGCGGGGGGCCGGATCGTCGCGAACACCGTGACGCTGGAGTCCGAGGCGCTGCTCGCCGACTGCTACCGGCAGTACGGCGGCGAACTGATCCGGCTCGCGGTCGCCCATGCGGTGCCGGTCGGCGGCTTCACGGGCTGGCGGCAGGCGATGCCGGTCACCCAGTGGTCGGCCGTGAAGCCGCCGGCCACCTCCCCGTCGCCGGCCGCCTCCCCGTCACCGCCTCCGTCCCCGTCCTCGTCCCCGTCGTCCGGCCCCCAGGAGACCGAGCAACCATGA
- a CDS encoding cation diffusion facilitator family transporter has translation MTEHAHSHGHSHSHAHGVSPDADRRWLRSALLLLTAYMAVEVVIGVVAQSLALISDAAHMLTDAVSIVLALVAMRLAARPARGGYTYGLKRAEILSAQANGITLLLLSVWLAYEAVQRLISPPAVTGGLVLVTALSGIVVNLICTWLLSRANRSSLNVEGAYQHILTDLFGFVATALAGLIVLTTGFERADSIASLVVVALMLRAGTGLVRESGRIFMEAAPAGVDPDALGERLVATDEVVEVHDLHIWQITSGQPALSAHILVAPGGDCHKVRRGLQELLSGEYGISHATLQVDHVGEQGSPDDVLTLGPRPGTEAEEQAGHCEDSHGPVHRSGPQRRR, from the coding sequence ATGACCGAGCACGCCCACAGCCACGGGCACAGCCACAGCCACGCCCACGGGGTCTCACCGGACGCCGACCGGCGCTGGCTGCGCAGCGCGCTCCTGCTGCTCACCGCCTACATGGCGGTCGAGGTCGTGATCGGTGTCGTGGCGCAGTCCCTGGCACTGATCTCGGACGCCGCCCATATGCTCACCGACGCGGTCTCGATCGTGCTGGCCCTGGTCGCGATGCGGCTGGCCGCGCGGCCCGCGCGCGGTGGGTACACCTACGGGCTCAAGCGCGCCGAAATCCTCTCCGCGCAGGCCAACGGCATCACCTTGCTGCTGCTGTCGGTCTGGCTGGCGTACGAGGCGGTCCAGCGGCTGATCTCGCCGCCCGCGGTCACCGGCGGGCTGGTGCTGGTCACCGCGCTGTCCGGGATCGTGGTGAATCTGATCTGCACCTGGCTGCTGTCCCGCGCCAACCGCTCCAGCCTGAACGTCGAGGGCGCCTACCAGCACATCCTCACCGACCTGTTCGGCTTCGTCGCCACCGCTCTCGCCGGTCTGATCGTGCTGACGACGGGGTTCGAGCGGGCGGATTCGATTGCCTCGCTGGTGGTCGTCGCGCTGATGCTGCGGGCCGGTACGGGGCTGGTGCGCGAATCCGGGCGGATCTTCATGGAGGCCGCACCGGCCGGGGTCGACCCGGACGCGCTGGGCGAGCGTCTGGTCGCCACGGACGAGGTCGTCGAGGTGCACGATCTGCACATCTGGCAGATCACCTCCGGGCAGCCGGCGCTCTCCGCGCACATCCTGGTGGCGCCGGGCGGCGACTGCCACAAGGTCCGCCGCGGTCTGCAGGAGCTGCTGAGCGGCGAGTACGGCATCAGCCACGCCACCCTCCAGGTCGACCACGTCGGCGAACAGGGCTCGCCCGATGACGTACTGACGCTGGGCCCGCGGCCCGGCACCGAGGCGGAGGAGCAGGCCGGTCACTGCGAGGACTCCCACGGTCCGGTGCACCGGTCGGGGCCGCAGCGCCGGCGTTGA
- a CDS encoding helix-turn-helix transcriptional regulator, whose amino-acid sequence MVERNSEEYEGSARWVLACELQRLREASGKSLAQLSEETNYDRTYLHRLETGERLSKLPVMEALDRVYGTGGLLVRLWGLARLEAFKDKYREFMKLEAKATIIHKYAVFVPGLLQTEDFARFVLSLSPTAVSPNELEDDVAARIGRQELLRRTPPPSVRIILDEAVLRRPAPDPKVWHDQLARIEDAAQAPTMTIQVLPLSAGVQGLTGGPLSLLWMADGSAVAYLEGNRSGELIEESAEIERYRLSYDRLRDAALPPRESSVFIQQLVEDSRP is encoded by the coding sequence ATGGTCGAAAGGAATTCCGAGGAGTACGAGGGCTCGGCCCGCTGGGTCCTCGCCTGCGAACTCCAGCGGTTAAGGGAAGCGTCCGGGAAATCACTGGCCCAGCTCTCCGAAGAGACCAACTACGACCGCACCTACCTGCACCGCCTGGAGACCGGCGAACGCCTCTCCAAGCTCCCGGTCATGGAGGCCCTGGACCGGGTCTACGGCACGGGTGGGCTGCTGGTGCGGCTGTGGGGGCTGGCGCGGCTGGAAGCGTTCAAGGACAAGTACCGGGAGTTCATGAAGCTTGAGGCGAAGGCGACGATTATTCACAAGTACGCGGTGTTCGTCCCTGGCCTCTTGCAGACCGAGGACTTCGCCCGGTTCGTGCTGTCGCTGTCGCCAACTGCCGTCAGTCCGAATGAGCTTGAAGACGACGTCGCCGCTCGCATCGGTAGGCAGGAACTGTTGCGTCGCACCCCACCTCCCAGTGTCCGGATCATTCTCGACGAGGCGGTTCTGCGGCGTCCGGCGCCCGATCCCAAGGTCTGGCATGACCAACTGGCCCGGATCGAGGACGCTGCCCAAGCCCCGACCATGACGATCCAGGTGCTTCCTCTATCTGCTGGGGTGCAGGGCCTCACCGGTGGTCCGCTCTCGCTCCTCTGGATGGCGGACGGCAGTGCTGTTGCCTACCTGGAGGGCAACAGGTCAGGTGAGTTGATCGAAGAGTCGGCAGAAATCGAGCGATACCGACTGTCCTACGATCGCCTGCGAGACGCGGCGTTGCCGCCGCGTGAGTCATCCGTATTCATCCAGCAGTTGGTGGAGGACAGCAGACCATGA
- a CDS encoding ABC transporter permease subunit, whose amino-acid sequence MNTLSAVWTWLTTVANWSGENGVWHRLEQHLVLTFACLVISALIALPVALTLGHLGRGGALAVNLANIGRAVPTFAVLVLLLLTPLGRHGQWPTIIALVLFAIPPLLTNAYVGMREVDRDVVRAARGMGMTGTQLVWRVEVPLAFPLVLTGIRIAAVQLVATATLAALVGGGGLGRIITAGFNLASTPQVVAGAVLVAVFALLMEAAFELAQRCAPGWARGRAR is encoded by the coding sequence ATGAACACCCTCTCCGCGGTCTGGACCTGGCTGACCACCGTCGCCAACTGGTCCGGTGAGAACGGTGTCTGGCACCGCCTCGAACAGCATCTCGTGCTCACCTTCGCCTGCCTGGTCATCAGCGCCCTGATCGCTCTGCCGGTCGCGCTGACCCTCGGGCACCTCGGCCGGGGCGGTGCGCTGGCCGTCAATCTCGCCAACATCGGCCGCGCGGTGCCGACCTTCGCCGTCCTCGTCCTGCTTCTGCTGACTCCCCTCGGACGGCACGGGCAGTGGCCGACGATCATTGCGCTGGTGCTGTTCGCCATCCCGCCGCTGCTGACCAATGCGTATGTCGGGATGCGCGAGGTGGACCGGGACGTGGTGCGGGCCGCGCGGGGCATGGGGATGACCGGGACGCAGCTGGTGTGGCGGGTCGAGGTGCCGCTCGCCTTCCCGCTCGTCCTGACGGGCATCCGGATCGCCGCGGTCCAGCTGGTGGCCACCGCCACGCTCGCCGCGCTGGTCGGCGGCGGTGGCCTCGGCCGGATCATCACCGCGGGGTTCAACCTGGCCAGCACCCCTCAGGTGGTCGCCGGCGCAGTCCTGGTCGCGGTGTTCGCGCTGCTGATGGAGGCCGCCTTCGAGCTGGCACAGCGGTGCGCGCCGGGCTGGGCACGGGGGAGGGCCCGATGA
- a CDS encoding NADP-dependent oxidoreductase, with the protein MRAVAVSAFGEKPQLMDLPQPEPGPGEVLVRLSAAGLNPVDWKIADGMFGDAVPAAFPLVLGSDGAGEVLAIGSGVRRFTVGDAVFGQFQRPEQGGGSYCELAVADESRLAHAARSVTYATSAGLPTAGMTAYNLVEETRVTEGTRVLIAGATGGVGTFVTQLAAGRGAEVIATARPAKAELMRTLGAAETVDHAAGPLADQVLAAHPDGVDVLIDMISGPAEFGELTRTVRDGGTAVSLLGSADADELTENNLRGFNFVNRPSQQLLEILAGQVDAGRLTVLVGREVSLEEAPEALEASRSGRAQGKTVLAI; encoded by the coding sequence ATGAGAGCCGTAGCAGTCAGCGCATTCGGTGAAAAGCCGCAGCTCATGGATCTGCCCCAACCCGAGCCAGGGCCCGGTGAGGTTCTGGTGCGGCTGTCCGCCGCCGGACTCAACCCCGTCGACTGGAAGATCGCCGACGGCATGTTCGGCGATGCCGTGCCGGCGGCCTTCCCCCTCGTCCTGGGGTCGGACGGGGCGGGCGAAGTACTTGCGATCGGGAGCGGCGTACGGCGATTCACCGTCGGCGACGCGGTGTTCGGCCAGTTTCAGCGGCCGGAGCAGGGCGGCGGTTCCTACTGCGAGCTCGCCGTCGCCGACGAGAGCCGCCTCGCGCACGCCGCCCGGAGCGTCACCTACGCCACGTCCGCGGGGCTGCCGACGGCCGGCATGACCGCGTACAACCTGGTCGAGGAGACCCGGGTCACCGAGGGCACCCGGGTGCTGATCGCCGGCGCGACCGGCGGCGTCGGCACCTTCGTCACCCAGCTCGCCGCCGGACGCGGCGCCGAGGTGATCGCCACCGCGCGCCCGGCCAAGGCGGAGCTGATGCGGACACTGGGCGCCGCGGAGACCGTCGACCACGCCGCGGGCCCGCTCGCCGACCAGGTCCTCGCGGCCCATCCGGACGGCGTCGACGTGCTGATCGACATGATCAGCGGGCCCGCCGAGTTCGGCGAGCTGACCCGGACCGTACGCGACGGCGGCACGGCCGTCTCGCTCCTCGGCTCGGCCGACGCCGACGAGCTGACCGAGAACAACCTGCGCGGCTTCAACTTCGTCAACCGCCCCTCCCAGCAGTTGCTGGAAATCCTCGCCGGTCAGGTCGACGCGGGCCGTCTGACGGTCCTCGTGGGACGCGAGGTCTCGCTGGAGGAGGCGCCGGAGGCCTTGGAAGCCAGCCGCAGCGGCCGGGCGCAGGGCAAGACGGTCCTGGCGATCTGA
- a CDS encoding cobalt-precorrin-5B (C(1))-methyltransferase — translation MAEAQPQGTGHTGTGHTGPQGTGKAAGGRSAQLAHTGLRHGWTTGACATAASTAAYTALLSGEFPDPVTITLPKRQTPSFALAVEELVVEGPTAEGLSVEEPTAEGLTPGRTVAMAGVVKDAGDDPDVTHGALVRATVRALPAGSGVVFKAGPGVGTVTRPGLPLDVGEPAVNPVPRQMMREHLAEVAARYGGGPGAAADVEVEISVDHGEEIARSTWNPRLGILGGLSILGTTGIVVPYSCSAWIDSIRRGVDVARAAGRRHVAGCTGSTSEKAAVALHHLPEDALLDMGDFAGAVLKYVRRHPVERLTICGGFAKLSKLAAGHLDLHSARSQVDKGFLAELARRGGADESLAQAVAEANTGLAALQLCAAADVPLGDLVAATARDESLAVLRGAPVAVDVICIDRAGMVVGRAEPRGPGDARPGGRPGGPVR, via the coding sequence GTGGCTGAAGCGCAACCGCAGGGTACGGGGCATACGGGTACGGGGCATACCGGACCGCAGGGTACGGGCAAGGCCGCGGGCGGGCGCAGCGCGCAGCTCGCGCACACCGGGCTGCGGCACGGCTGGACGACCGGGGCCTGTGCGACCGCGGCGAGCACGGCCGCGTACACGGCGCTGCTGAGCGGCGAGTTCCCCGACCCGGTGACGATCACCCTGCCGAAGAGGCAGACGCCGTCCTTCGCGCTGGCGGTGGAGGAGCTGGTGGTGGAGGGGCCGACGGCGGAGGGGCTGTCGGTGGAGGAGCCGACGGCGGAAGGGCTGACGCCGGGGCGGACCGTCGCCATGGCGGGGGTGGTGAAGGATGCGGGCGACGATCCCGACGTGACGCACGGGGCGCTCGTGCGGGCCACCGTGCGGGCGCTGCCGGCCGGGTCGGGGGTCGTGTTCAAGGCCGGGCCCGGGGTCGGGACCGTGACCCGGCCCGGGCTGCCGCTGGACGTGGGCGAGCCGGCGGTCAACCCCGTACCGCGGCAGATGATGCGGGAGCACCTGGCCGAGGTCGCGGCGCGGTACGGCGGCGGTCCGGGGGCGGCGGCCGACGTCGAGGTGGAGATCTCCGTCGATCACGGGGAGGAGATCGCCCGCAGCACCTGGAATCCGCGGCTGGGGATCCTGGGCGGGCTGTCGATCCTGGGGACCACCGGGATCGTGGTGCCGTACTCCTGCTCGGCCTGGATCGACTCCATCCGGCGCGGCGTGGACGTGGCACGGGCGGCGGGGCGGCGGCATGTGGCCGGGTGTACGGGATCGACGTCGGAGAAGGCCGCCGTCGCGCTGCACCACCTGCCCGAGGACGCGCTGCTGGACATGGGGGACTTCGCGGGGGCGGTGCTCAAGTACGTCCGGCGCCACCCCGTGGAGCGGCTGACCATCTGCGGCGGGTTCGCCAAGCTGTCCAAGCTGGCGGCCGGGCATCTGGATCTGCACTCCGCGCGGTCCCAGGTCGACAAGGGGTTCCTGGCGGAGCTGGCCCGGCGGGGCGGGGCGGACGAGTCGCTGGCGCAGGCGGTGGCCGAGGCCAACACGGGCCTGGCGGCGCTGCAGTTGTGCGCCGCGGCGGATGTCCCGCTGGGGGATCTGGTGGCGGCGACGGCCCGGGACGAGTCGCTGGCCGTGCTGCGGGGGGCGCCCGTCGCGGTCGACGTCATCTGCATCGACCGGGCGGGCATGGTGGTGGGGCGGGCGGAGCCGCGGGGGCCGGGGGACGCCCGTCCGGGAGGCCGTCCGGGAGGCCCGGTCCGGTGA
- a CDS encoding betaine/proline/choline family ABC transporter ATP-binding protein, which produces MIRFESVTKRYPDGTTAVDDLSFEVGEGELVTLVGPSGCGKTTTMMMVNRLIDPTRGQIYVDGSDVAGVDPVALRRRIGYVIQQTGLFPHRTVLDNTATVPFLTGWKKSRARERAAELLDLVGLDPAVHGSRYPDQLSGGQRQRVGVARALAADPPVLLMDEPFGAVDPVVRDRLQKEFLRLQATMHKTVLLVTHDIEEAIRLGDRIAVYGEGRIEQYDTPASVLGAPATPYVAEFVGTDRALKQLSVTGIDRGDLERPPLVRLGEPATDAGRRLRAEGARWAVVLDEEGALHGWAGTEELAGVAGTVAGHARRMEAWVPVTGTLKAAFSEMLKHDAGWIAVLDGHRFLGVLTPTKLHEALRRTIDSDERGVPRERAEVDSVPTE; this is translated from the coding sequence ATGATCCGGTTCGAGTCCGTCACCAAGCGCTACCCCGACGGGACCACCGCTGTCGACGACCTCTCCTTCGAGGTCGGCGAGGGTGAACTGGTGACGCTGGTCGGACCGTCCGGCTGCGGCAAGACGACGACCATGATGATGGTCAACAGGCTCATCGACCCCACCCGCGGCCAGATCTATGTCGACGGTTCGGACGTCGCCGGTGTCGACCCGGTCGCACTGCGCCGCCGGATCGGCTATGTCATCCAGCAGACCGGTCTCTTCCCCCATCGCACCGTCCTCGACAACACCGCCACCGTGCCCTTCCTGACCGGCTGGAAGAAGAGCAGGGCCCGCGAGCGGGCCGCCGAACTCCTGGACCTGGTGGGCCTGGACCCTGCGGTCCACGGCTCGCGCTACCCCGACCAGCTCTCCGGTGGCCAGCGTCAGCGGGTCGGGGTGGCCCGTGCGCTCGCCGCCGACCCGCCGGTGCTGCTGATGGACGAGCCGTTCGGTGCGGTCGACCCGGTCGTCCGCGACCGGCTGCAGAAGGAGTTTCTGCGGCTGCAGGCCACCATGCACAAGACGGTGCTGCTGGTCACCCATGACATCGAGGAGGCCATCCGGCTCGGCGACCGGATCGCGGTCTACGGGGAGGGCCGGATCGAGCAGTACGACACCCCCGCGAGCGTCCTCGGCGCCCCCGCCACCCCCTACGTCGCCGAATTCGTCGGCACCGACCGCGCATTGAAGCAGCTCTCGGTCACCGGGATCGACCGCGGCGACCTCGAACGCCCTCCGCTCGTCCGGCTCGGCGAACCCGCCACGGACGCCGGAAGACGGCTGCGGGCCGAGGGCGCCCGCTGGGCGGTGGTGCTTGACGAGGAGGGCGCACTGCACGGCTGGGCAGGCACGGAGGAGTTGGCCGGAGTGGCGGGCACGGTCGCCGGGCACGCCCGCCGGATGGAGGCCTGGGTGCCGGTGACCGGCACTCTCAAAGCAGCCTTCAGCGAGATGCTCAAACACGATGCCGGCTGGATCGCGGTCCTGGACGGCCACCGCTTCCTGGGCGTCCTCACCCCGACCAAGCTCCATGAGGCGTTGCGCCGCACCATCGACTCCGACGAGCGAGGGGTGCCGCGCGAGCGGGCCGAGGTGGATTCCGTTCCCACGGAGTGA
- the cobM gene encoding precorrin-4 C(11)-methyltransferase, whose product MTVHFIGAGPGAADLITVRGARTLASCGVCLYAGSLVPRELLAECPPGARLIDTAQLDLDTITAEMVRAHEEGHDVARLHSGDPSVFSAVAEQMRRLDAAGVPYDVVPGVPAFAAAAAALGRELTVPTVGQTVILTRVAQRATPMPEGEDLATLGRSGALLVLHLAAMYVDRVVDELLPHYGADCPAAVVAMASRPDELVLRGTLADIAGQVKAAGVVRTAVIMVGRTLGAEQFRDSHLYSADRERPHGGCGAGEAGAGGGAQDSAPAAADTP is encoded by the coding sequence ATGACCGTCCACTTCATCGGCGCGGGTCCCGGCGCCGCCGACCTGATCACCGTGCGCGGCGCCCGTACGCTCGCCTCCTGCGGGGTCTGCCTCTACGCGGGCAGCCTGGTGCCGCGCGAGCTGCTTGCCGAGTGCCCGCCCGGCGCCCGGCTCATCGACACCGCTCAGCTGGACCTCGACACGATCACCGCCGAGATGGTCCGCGCCCACGAGGAGGGCCACGACGTCGCCCGGCTGCACTCCGGCGACCCGTCCGTCTTCAGCGCGGTCGCCGAGCAGATGCGCAGGCTGGACGCGGCCGGGGTGCCGTACGACGTGGTGCCGGGCGTGCCCGCGTTCGCCGCGGCCGCCGCCGCCCTGGGGCGCGAGCTGACCGTCCCCACCGTCGGCCAGACCGTCATCCTCACCCGCGTCGCCCAGCGCGCCACCCCCATGCCCGAGGGCGAGGACCTTGCCACCCTCGGCCGCAGCGGTGCGCTGCTGGTCCTCCACCTGGCCGCGATGTACGTCGACCGGGTCGTCGACGAACTCCTGCCGCACTACGGCGCCGACTGCCCGGCCGCCGTCGTCGCCATGGCCTCCCGCCCCGATGAACTGGTCCTGCGCGGCACCCTCGCCGACATCGCCGGCCAGGTGAAGGCCGCGGGCGTGGTCCGTACGGCCGTCATCATGGTCGGCCGCACCCTGGGCGCCGAGCAGTTCCGCGACAGCCATCTCTACTCGGCGGACCGTGAGCGGCCGCACGGCGGGTGCGGGGCAGGCGAGGCCGGCGCAGGCGGCGGTGCACAGGACTCCGCGCCCGCTGCTGCCGACACTCCCTGA
- a CDS encoding DUF397 domain-containing protein, with product MKMIPNLAGAAWRKSSYSDGGEDNCVEVSDGFPGAVPVRDSKNPTGGVLLFPAAVWSAFIVTVKCGRLG from the coding sequence ATGAAGATGATCCCCAACCTGGCCGGTGCTGCATGGCGCAAGAGCAGCTACAGCGACGGAGGCGAAGACAACTGCGTTGAGGTCTCCGACGGGTTTCCCGGTGCCGTGCCGGTCCGTGACAGCAAGAACCCGACCGGTGGCGTGCTGCTCTTCCCGGCCGCCGTTTGGTCGGCCTTCATAGTCACTGTGAAGTGCGGTCGGCTCGGCTGA
- a CDS encoding cobalt-precorrin-6A reductase, giving the protein MPDAARPPRHVLILGGTTEARCLAAALAAEPALRVTTSLAGRVAAPRLPAGEVRIGGFGGPEGQARWLREHAVDALIDATHPFADTISHNAALAAATAYVPLLALRRPGWVPGPGDSWHQVTSLDEAAAALPALGTRIFLTTGRMGLAHFAHLTGLWFLVRSVDAPEPPHPPRMTTLLDRGPFTLEGERQLLRDHRIDVVVTKDSGAAATAAKLTAAREAGVPVVVVRRPPPPEGVPVAADPDEAVHWLRRLFSEANSH; this is encoded by the coding sequence ATGCCCGACGCAGCCCGCCCGCCGCGCCACGTACTGATCCTCGGCGGCACGACGGAGGCCCGCTGCCTGGCCGCGGCCCTGGCCGCGGAGCCGGCCCTGCGCGTGACGACCTCGCTCGCCGGCCGGGTCGCCGCGCCGCGGCTGCCCGCCGGGGAGGTCCGCATCGGCGGATTCGGCGGCCCCGAGGGCCAAGCCCGCTGGCTGCGGGAGCACGCGGTGGACGCGCTCATCGACGCCACCCATCCTTTCGCCGACACGATCAGTCACAACGCGGCCCTGGCCGCCGCCACCGCCTATGTTCCCCTGCTCGCCCTCCGCAGGCCCGGCTGGGTGCCGGGACCTGGCGACTCCTGGCACCAGGTCACCTCCCTGGACGAGGCCGCCGCCGCCCTCCCCGCCCTCGGCACCCGCATCTTCCTCACCACGGGCCGCATGGGCCTGGCCCACTTCGCCCACCTCACCGGCCTCTGGTTCCTCGTCCGCTCCGTCGACGCCCCCGAGCCGCCGCACCCGCCCCGGATGACGACGCTCCTGGACCGCGGCCCGTTCACGCTGGAGGGCGAACGGCAGCTCCTCCGGGACCACCGGATCGACGTCGTCGTCACGAAGGACAGCGGGGCGGCCGCGACCGCCGCCAAGCTGACGGCGGCGCGGGAGGCCGGGGTGCCTGTGGTGGTCGTACGGCGCCCGCCGCCGCCGGAAGGCGTGCCGGTGGCGGCGGATCCGGACGAGGCCGTGCACTGGCTCCGGCGCCTTTTCAGCGAGGCCAATTCACACTGA
- a CDS encoding ABC transporter substrate-binding protein: MRAAGAAIAVLTALGLSACAGGPSLENRSAITASPGDSHDLAIGSAGFTESELLAQMYAALLQRAGYRTHVLTVGNRELYEPALEAGQIDVVPEYAATFADWLNAKSKGSKAAPVASPDLSTTMAALRRLAGPRGLTVLPAGRAVDQNAFAVSAAYARTHHLKTLSDLGRAKLPVRLAAGDECVQRPFCAPGLKKTYGINITAIDPKGVGTTPAKQAVQNGQDQMVLTTSTDATLDQFGLVLLADDKKLQNADYVVPVVNRARAGSARAAAALNQLNKVLTTADLAHLNEEVDSWRRLPADVAHNYLRSKGLLPKG; the protein is encoded by the coding sequence ATGAGGGCGGCCGGTGCGGCAATTGCGGTCCTCACCGCCCTCGGGCTCTCGGCCTGCGCCGGCGGCCCCTCCCTGGAGAACCGCTCCGCGATCACCGCCTCCCCCGGTGACAGCCACGATCTGGCCATCGGCTCGGCGGGCTTCACGGAGAGCGAGCTGCTTGCCCAGATGTACGCGGCCCTGCTCCAGCGTGCCGGCTACCGCACCCACGTCCTGACGGTCGGCAACCGTGAGCTGTACGAACCGGCCCTGGAGGCCGGGCAGATCGATGTCGTCCCCGAGTACGCCGCAACCTTCGCGGACTGGCTCAACGCCAAGAGCAAGGGATCCAAGGCGGCTCCTGTCGCCTCGCCGGACCTGAGCACGACCATGGCCGCGCTGCGCCGCCTCGCCGGCCCCCGCGGACTGACCGTGCTCCCGGCCGGCCGGGCCGTCGACCAGAACGCCTTCGCGGTGAGCGCCGCCTACGCCCGCACACACCACCTCAAGACCCTCAGCGACCTGGGTCGCGCCAAGCTGCCGGTGCGTCTGGCGGCGGGCGATGAGTGCGTCCAGCGGCCGTTCTGCGCACCGGGGCTGAAGAAGACGTACGGGATCAACATCACCGCCATCGACCCGAAGGGCGTCGGCACCACGCCCGCCAAGCAGGCCGTCCAGAACGGCCAGGACCAGATGGTGCTGACCACCAGCACCGATGCCACCCTCGACCAGTTCGGCCTGGTGCTGCTCGCCGACGACAAGAAGCTCCAGAACGCCGACTACGTCGTCCCCGTCGTCAACCGAGCCCGTGCGGGCAGCGCACGGGCGGCCGCCGCACTCAACCAACTCAACAAGGTCCTGACCACCGCCGACCTGGCGCACCTCAATGAGGAGGTGGACAGCTGGCGGCGGCTGCCGGCGGATGTGGCCCACAACTACCTCCGGTCCAAAGGGCTGTTGCCCAAGGGGTGA